The Methanococcus voltae genomic sequence GATATCAGAAGACCTAAAATACAAGCTTTATTTAAAATTAGGGCTGAAATGTTAAAATCAGTTAGAAACACGTTTAACGATAATGGATTTATCGAAGTAAATACCCCTAAACTTGTAGCAAGTGCTACAGAAGGTGGAACAGAATTATTCCCTATTTCATACTTTGAAAAAGAAGCATTTTTAGGACAAAGTCCTCAATTGTATAAACAGATGATGATGGCGGGCGGATTTGACAGAGTATTTGAAATTGCTCAAATATTTAGGGCTGAAGAACACAACACAAGAAGACACCTAAACGAAGCAGTTTCTATCGATATGGAAATGTCATTCTCTGATGAATACGATGCAATGGACATACTTGAAAAAGTAGTTTACAACAGCTACAAAGATATTGCAGAAAATAGAGCTGACGAAATCGAAACACTCGGAATTAACTTTGAAGTTCCGGACAAAAAATTCACAAAATTAACATACTCTGAAGCAGTTGATATTGCAAATGGCAAAGGTGTAGAATTAGAATGGGGAGAAGACTTATCAAGAGCTGCTGAAAAAGCTGTTGGTGATGAAATGGGCGGTCTTTACTTTATTACAGAATGGCCAACCATTACAAGACCATTCTATACAATGCCATACGAAAAAGACAATAAAATCTGTAAAGCTTTCGATTTAATGTACAAAGAGTTAGAAATTACTTCCGGTGCTCAAAGGGTTCACAAATATGATTTATTAGTGGAAAACATTAGTAAAATGGGAATGAATCCAGAAGGCTTCGGTACATACTTAGAAGCATTTGAATACGGTATGCCACCACACGCAGGATTTGGATTGGGTGCAGACAGATTTGCAATGATTTTGGGGCAAGAAGAGAACATTAGAGAATGTGTATTATTCCCAAGAGACAGGCAAAGGTTAACACCTTAATTTTTAATTATATTTCCTATTCTTATTATTTTTACTATTTTACGAGTTTTGATTTTATAAAAATAAACTATTCTTTGAAAAA encodes the following:
- the aspS gene encoding aspartate--tRNA(Asn) ligase, with the translated sequence MYSIQDWRRTHYSKEVVAEMNEQEVVLMGWVHSIRALGKLAFVILRDREGTIQLVVPKQKVSEETFEIAKKLGKEDVVAVKGKVVASEKAPNGFEIIPIEIRVLTKSNAPLPLDPAEKVPADIDTRLDHRFLDIRRPKIQALFKIRAEMLKSVRNTFNDNGFIEVNTPKLVASATEGGTELFPISYFEKEAFLGQSPQLYKQMMMAGGFDRVFEIAQIFRAEEHNTRRHLNEAVSIDMEMSFSDEYDAMDILEKVVYNSYKDIAENRADEIETLGINFEVPDKKFTKLTYSEAVDIANGKGVELEWGEDLSRAAEKAVGDEMGGLYFITEWPTITRPFYTMPYEKDNKICKAFDLMYKELEITSGAQRVHKYDLLVENISKMGMNPEGFGTYLEAFEYGMPPHAGFGLGADRFAMILGQEENIRECVLFPRDRQRLTP